One Vigna unguiculata cultivar IT97K-499-35 chromosome 7, ASM411807v1, whole genome shotgun sequence genomic region harbors:
- the LOC114191255 gene encoding uncharacterized protein LOC114191255 gives MHKEYNGKPTFTQIVVASSIGLIFAAAMHYRLKKMRDGKVIPRLRISKANHTPKLEKFPHYVARLMGFKDRRCCPHLCKLASEYIRKSEGCENDLYAFFENEPDADSLFVKLVEEFERCILSYFAFHWRHGDILISQVFSSEIEPRAKLRHIVMAATREQRIDRVTKNLKVARVFNTLVEEMKAMGLTNDDSQCTEVMAPVAHSDRSPVLLFMGGGMGAGKSTVLKDILKEPFWAGAAGNAVIIEADAFKESDVIYKALSARGHQDMIRTAELVHQSSTDAASSLLVTALNEGRDVIMDGTLSWLPFVVQTITMARNVHRRRYRMGPGYKLNDDGTVTENYWQRNEEEQDRVEGKRRKPYRIELVGVVCDAYLAVIRGIRRAIMCRRAVRVKSQLTSHKRFADAFLTYCQLVDNARLYSTNSLEAPPKLIGWKDRDKTLLVDPDEIDCLKRVATLNESANNIYELYKPPNPACEAGSIWKDIVLSPSRLNVQKELKYSIEKIERLKL, from the exons ATGCACAAAG AGTATAATGGAAAACCAACCTTCACACAGATCGTGGTGGCTTCCTCCATTGGGTTGATATTTGCTGCAGCAATGCATTATCGACTTAAGAAAATGAGAGATGGAAAGGTCATTCCACGTCTGAGAATATCAAAGGCAAACCATACCCCAAAGCTTGAAAAGTTTCCTCATTACGTAG CTAGGCTAATGGGGTTCAAAGATAGGAGATGTTGTCCTCATCTTTGTAAATTGGCTTCTGAATACATAAGGAAATCCGAGGGATGTGAAAATGATCTGTATGCCTTCTTTGAGAATGAACCAGATGCGGATTCGCTTTTTGTGAAGCTCGTGGAAGAGTTTGAGAGATGCATTCTCAGTTATTTTGCATTCCATTGGAGACATGGTGATATTTTGATAAGTCAG GTGTTTAGCTCTGAAATTGAACCAAGAGCAAAGCTCAGACACATAGTTATGGCGGCAACTAG GGAACAAAGGATCGACAGAGTGACGAAGAATCTGAAGGTGGCTAGAGTCTTCAACACATTAGTGGAAGAAATGAAAGCAATGGGACTGACAAATGATGACTCGCAATGCACAGAGGTGATGGCTCCAGTGGCTCACAGTGATAGGAGCCCAGTGCTTCTTTTCATGGGTGGTGGCATGGGAGCTGGCAAAAGCACTGTACTTAAAGACATTCTTAAAGA ACCTTTCTGGGCAGGAGCAGCAGGCAATGCTGTGATCATTGAGGCAGATGCCTTCAAAGAATCAGATGTCATCTATAAGGCCCTTAGTGCAAGAGGCCATCAGGACATGATTAGAACAGCTGAACTG GTGCACCAATCATCAACCGACGCAGCCTCATCCCTCCTGGTCACAGCACTAAATGAGGGGCGTGATGTAATAATGGACGGTACACTCTCCTGGCTACCATTTGTTGTGCAAACAATAACGATGGCTAGAAATGTCCACCGTCGCCGCTACCGCATGGGACCTGGCTACAAGCTAAATGACGATGGAACTGTCACTGAAAACTATTGGCAGCGAAATGAGGAAGAGCAAGACCGAGTTgaaggaaaaaggagaaaaccatACAGAATAGAGCTTGTTGGAGTAGTGTGTGATGCTTACCTTGCTGTCATTAGAGGCATAAG GAGAGCTATCATGTGTAGAAGAGCAGTAAGAGTGAAGTCACAGCTGACATCGCACAAGAGATTTGCCGATGCATTTCTGACTTATTGTCAGCTAGTTGACAATGCTAGGCTATACAGTACAAATTCTTTGGAAGCTCCACCTAAG TTGATAGGATGGAAAGATAGAGACAAGACATTGCTCGTTGATCCAGATGAAATAGATTGTTTGAAGAGGGTTGCAACGTTGAACGAATCTGCTAACAACATATATGAACTTTACAAGCCACCCAACCCAGCTTGTGAAGCTGGATCCATATGGAAAGACATTGTGCTATCTCCTTCAAGGTTGAACGTCCAAAAAGAGCTTAAGTATTCAATCGAAAAGATTGAGAGATTAAAACTGTAG
- the LOC114191256 gene encoding exocyst complex component EXO70B1-like, which produces MGSIEALKKENVSVIRAISMHVDIAARILFPNEKILFYCVFSCSISFGEFHFREFCTELATSLLNSAFALGTWSHFICNTLQELIQEFESCTFINIVVQLIRQRLSIYEALEDISLSGEIHSITLEVMMIELLESSLVANSKNYKNPSLGYVFIMNNWRFIEVETKLNGLRLSFGDDWLHKNTTKFQDNLELCLRSSWNKILNLLKVDINQLEPSVAAKLMKDNLYWFNEHFDETCNIQSAWCVCDEELREQIIKSIENILLRTMEVSLGDLRNLLGSMLISTLSMEYLRFKINSTNCFLYGSR; this is translated from the exons ATGGGTTCTATAGAGGCTCTTAAGAAGGAGAATGTGAGCGTTATCAGAGCAATTTCCATGCATGTAGACATAGCTGCGAGGATACTCTTTCCCAATGAGAAGATACTTTTCTATTGTGTCTTTAGTTGCTCCATTTCCTTTGGGGAGTTTCATTTCAGGGAATTTTGCACTGAATTGGCTACTAGTCTGCTGAACTCTGCCTTTGCCTTGGGAACTTGGAGCCATTTCATCTGCAACACATTGCAGGAGTTGATACAAGAGTTTGAATCATGTACATTCATAAATATTGTAGTGCAGCTGATAAGGCAAAGATTGTCCATTTACGAGGCTTTGGAAGATATATCACTCAGTGGTGAGATTCATTCTATTACCCTTGAAGTGAT GATGATAGAGCTTTTAGAGAGCAGTTTGGTAGCCAACtccaaaaattacaaaaacccTTCTTTGGGTTATGTTTTCATCATGAACAACTGGAGATTCATTGAAGTAGAGACAAAACTAAATGGACTGAGACTTTCTTTTGGGGATGACTGGCTTCACAAAAACACTACAAAGTTCCAAGATAACCTTGAGCTCTGTCTAAGAAGCTCATGGAATAAGATTTTGAACCTTTTGAAGGTAGACATCAATCAACTAGAGCCGAGTGTTGCAGCCAAGTTGATGAAAGACAACCTTTATTGGTTCAACGAACATTTTGATGAGACATGCAACATTCAGTCTGCATGGTGTGTCTGTGATGAGGAGTTAAGGGAGCAAATAATAAAATCCATAGAAAACATCCTGTTGCGAACTATGGAAGTTTCCTTGGGAGATTTGAGGAACTTGTTGGGAAGCATGCTTATAAGTACATTAAGTATGGAATATTTGAGGTTCAAGATCAACTCAACAAATTGTTTCTTGTACGGGAGTAGATGA